The region TCGTGCTGACCGAGCCGAGCAGGACCCCGGCCAGCGCGCCCCGGCCGCGCGAGCCCACCACGACCAGCCGCGCGAGCGCCGAGATCCGGACCAGCTGGGTGGCGGGGTTGCCCAGCTCGGTCATGTTCGCGACCTCCAGCCCGGGGTGCGTCTCGCGGCACATCTCGCCGATCTCGCGCGCGGTCTGCTTGGCGAGGTGGTTCAGCTGCGGATCGGGGTTGACGGCCAGCACGTGCAGGGGGGCGTGGCGCAACGCCGCCTCACCGGCCGCCCACCGCGCCGCGGCGACCGAGCGCCGGGAGCCGTCCACTCCGACGACCACTGGTCCATCCGGCATCATCGGCTTTCCCCCTGGAGGCCGACGCAGGTTCCACCGCGCCGCGCGGCACCGCCCTATCCAGGATGACCGGGCGGTCCCGGTGTCAAACGTCGTGGCCGCCGTCACGTGCGGTGGGGGCCATCCGGGAGTGCATAGTGGACGGATCGCCGCCGCTGGTTCAGGCGGTGCGGAAGCTCCAGTCCCGCACGGCGATCAGCACGACGGCCAGGATGCCCGCGCTCACGAAGGCGCCGCCCTCGCCGAGGAACAGGCACAGCACGGCGAGCAGCGCTGAGAGCAGCCCGAGCACCAGGCGCGGTGGCACCCTGCGCGGGGACCACCGCCGAAGGCTCGGGTCCGTGAGGGCCCGGGCGAACTCCGGGTCCTCGATGCTGAGCTGGTCCTCGATCTCCTCGAGGCGCCGACGCTCATGTCTTGGCAGCATGGACAACCTCCACCAGATCGGTTGCCGTCGAACTGCTCCCGATGGATCTCGACCGGCTGTCCCCCCAGGGTGCCTGAAGTGGCCAGGTTCAGCAGAAGAGTCCTATGACCCGGGTCGGCGCGCGACTGGGCCGTTCGGAGGTATCAGGCGGCACGGACGGCGGTACCGATGTGGCCGGAGGGGCGCTGAGTGCCTGGGCAAGCGCGCGGTTCCACCCGTCCGGCCGCAGCGAACCTCCGTTCGAGTGTGGTGTTCGCCTCTGCCGATCGGCCTAGTCGGCGGTCCGCGCAGCCCTCGGTCGCGACTCGCTCGGAGGCGGGAGAGCCGTTGGCGACGCCCGTGATCGCCGACGGGGGCGCTTGCCCGTCGCGGTGACTGAAAACGGATGGTGCGGGTGGGGTGTGTTCTGGTACTCAACCATTCGGGCCGCGGAACCTTCCCGGCGGCGGTGGTGCGGGAGAGGGAGGCCGATGGCGCGCGAGAGGACCGTGGAGATCCGAGAACACGAGGTGCCGGATCCGGCGGGCGGCCCCTACGGGATCACCGCGGGCCCGGACGGCGCCCTGTGGTTCACGCTGGTCCACAGTGGACTTATCGCGAGGCTCGCGCCAGGCGGGGAGGCCACCACTCACCGGCTCGACGCGGACTCGGGGCCCGCGATCATCACCGCGGGGGCCGACGGTGCCCTGTGGTTCACCGAGCACCGGGCGCACCGCATCGGACGGCTCACGACCGAGGATGGGCTCACCGAGTT is a window of Saccharopolyspora erythraea NRRL 2338 DNA encoding:
- a CDS encoding DUF3040 domain-containing protein is translated as MLPRHERRRLEEIEDQLSIEDPEFARALTDPSLRRWSPRRVPPRLVLGLLSALLAVLCLFLGEGGAFVSAGILAVVLIAVRDWSFRTA